CCAGAAACTCCCATCGTGATTAGCTTTGGGTGAGGCGAACGCCACTGCCCAGCTCGCGAGGAAACCGAGCAACACGCCGGAAGCAAATTTCTTCATTTCGCGATGTTCCTCCCTCCGTGGGGAATTCTGTACCAAAAATACGCCGGTAACACAAAAAACATTTCTGCCATCGATGGCGTCAGCGGAGAGGTTTCTCTTTGAATTCCAGTCTGAGGGCGCGCCTACCCGGCTCGAAGCCGCCGCGACCACCCGATCCGCCACCCACCACGCCTGGTACTCTAGAATAATCCAGCACGCCGGTAAATAGCTGGAAAATCGAGTCAGGCGGGCTCTGCGGGAACGCCTTGCGAGGATATAATCGGGATTGAAGGACCGCGCCCGGCGATGCCATCCTCACTTTGGCGCGCGATAAGCCCATGTCGATCTACCAACACGTACTCACGTTTATCCACAGACCGCGCGCGGAGTCATTCGAGCAGCTTGCGATCGAGGTATTTCGCCATCAGTTCGCTTCGGTCACCGCGTATCGCAATTACTGCCTTGAGCTTGGTGTTGATTCCTCTGCGGTAAAGCGCATCGACGATATCCCCGCGGTCAGCAACGTCGCGTTCAAGTACGTCGATTTGTCCGACGAATCGAGCGCGCAATCACGCGACGCGCTCACATTTCTAACGAGTGGCACGACCCAGGGGCGCGAGCGGCGCGGACGCCACGCCGTGCCGAGGCCTGAAATTTATCGTGCGTCGGCAATCGCGCATTTGCGGACGATGCTGTTTCCCGACGATCGCAAAACCGCGATGCTCGCGCTGCATCCCACCGCGGACGCGATGCCGGAGTCGTCGCTGGCGACGATGATCGGATGGTGCATCGCGGAGTTCGGTAGCGGAAGAACTTTCAGCGCGGCCTCACGCGAGGGCGTCGATCTGAAAGGCGCGATGGATTTTCTCGACGACGCAGAAACGCGACGCGAACCGGTGTGCATCATGGGAACGACGGCGGCATTCGCGGCGCTCAATTCGGCGGCTCGCGAACGCGGCGTGAATGTTTCGCTGGCGGCGGGCTCGCGCCTGATGGATACAGGCGGTCTCAAGGGCCAGGCGATGCCGCTTTCCGCGGCGGCAGTGATCCAGAACGCGCAGGCAAATTTCGGAATCGCGCCCGCGATGGTCATCAACGAGTACGGGATGACCGAACTGTGTTCGCAGCTTTACGACGCGACCGAGTTCAATTGCCGCGACGCCGCGACTTCGCGCGAACGATTCAAGCTGGCGCCGGCGTGGCTCCGCGTCAGCGCGCGCAACCCCGCTACGCAACGGCGCGTCGATGACGGCGAACCCGGACTGCTGACGTTCTTCGATCTGGCGAATGTCGGCTCAGTCTCTGCCGTGATGAGCGAAGATGTCGGCATCGTCGAGGGCGATCGTGTACGCGTGATCGGCCGTTCCGCGATGGGTGCGGCGCGAGGATGCGCGCTCGCGATCGGTCAGTTCGCAAAAGCCGCCGCGCCGGACGGTCGAGAAATTGCGAGGCCGGCGCAATGACGAAGTCCGCGCTCGAGACTGAGGCGAATCGCATCGGCGAACCGATCGAGATGGTCGCGCCGCTTTCGTCGGCGCCGTCGCTCGCAGACATCGATGCCACCCGCGTGGCGCTCCGCGATGCGTCCCGCAAACCAATCGCGCCATCTCGAATCGCCGATGCGATCGCGCGCGCAATCTCTCTTTGGCGCGATCGACAGCATCCGCGGCGCGTCGATGCGGTCGCGCGAATCACGCGCAACGCCGGATTCTCACTCCCGCTGATGAACGATTCGATCGACGCCTTGTTGCGGCCGTTCACGCGCGAAGCGTTGGCGACGCTCGCCGAACGAGTCACTCGGCGCGGCGCGAGGAAGCAGGCCGAGTTGCTCGGTTTCATCATGGCGGGCAACGTCGCTGGTGCGGGATTGCACGAAGTTGCGATCGCGCTCGTTGCCGGCGCGACGCTGCTGGTCAAGACCGCGTCCAATGAGCCGATTTTTTTTGCCGAGTTTGTCCGCACGCTCGCGGATATCGATCCTGAAGTTGCGTCGCGAATCGCGGTTTTCTCCTGGCCTCGAGATCGCATCGATCTTACGGCGGCGCACGTAGCCAACTGCGATCTCATCGTCGCTTATGGTGACGACGCGACGATCGCCTCGATTGCGGCTCGCAACCTGATCGGTTTCGGCAGTCGCGTCAGCGGCGCGGTGGTCGCCGGAAGCGCGGCCATATCCTCGCAGATCGACACGATGACAGATTTGCTCGCGCGCGACGTCGCGTACTTCGAACAGCTCGGCTGCCTTTCGCCGCATCATATTTTCGTTGTCACGCCGCGGCCGGAAATCGCGAGCAAGTTTGCAAATGAAATGTCCGTCGCGTTCGAGCGATTGTCGAAATCGATGCCGCCTGCGAAAATCCCCCTGATCGACGCGGCTAAAATTTTAAGCGTCCGCGAGAATGCGCGATGGCGCCGCATTTCCGGTGATACGATTCAGCTCATGGAAGGTCCGCAACTCGGATGGACGGCGATTTTCGATCCTGATGCAGCGTTTTCGGTATCGCCAGGGTTTCGCACGGTCGTCATCAGCGCCGTTCGCGACTGGCAGGATCTTCGGTTCCGGCTGCTTCCAGCGAAAGGTCTTATTGAAGCGTTTGGATTTTCCGGCAATCAATCCGAGTTGGCGGATTTTCGCGCGCTCGCGGGCGAACTCGGCATTTCGTACGTCGCGCAAGTCGGCGAGATGCAGTCGCCGCCACTGGATTGGCCACATGGCGGCGGCGCGTTTCTCGACGCTATGATCGGAGTGCGATGACTGAACTCCACGAACTGTTTCTCAAGCGGCTGGCGCAAACTTCGGACGCGCCGATCGCGCTCGAAATTTCACGCGCCGAGGGATGCTGGCTCGTCGCGGCGGACGGCAGGCGCTATCTCGATTTGATTGCCGGCATCGGCGTGTCGGCGCTCGGCCACGGCCATCCCAACGTCATCGCCGCGATTGAAGCGCAGGCGCGCCGCCATCTGCACGTGATGGTCTATGGCGAATACGTGATCGAGGCCCAGGTGCAACTCGCGCGGCGACTGACTGAGCTGCTGCCGACAAAACTCGAACGCGTTTACTTCACGAATAGCGGCGCCGAGGCAATCGAAGGCACGCTCAAGGTCGCGCGCAAAGCGACCGGACGCGAAGCATTCGCGGCCTTTGACGGTGCGTATCATGGCGACACGATGGGGGCGCTCGCGCTTGCGGGAAATCCCGCGTTTCGCGCGCCCTTCGGCAATTTGCCCGGTCCCGTGCGTCATCTTCCGTTCGGCGATTCCGCCGCGCTCGATCAGATCGATTCGACGATCGCCGCCGTTGTGATCGAACCCGTTCAAGCCGAAGGCGGCGTGCGAATACCGGCGGCTTCGTTCATGCGATCGTTGCGCGATCGATGCGATCAGGTTGGCGCGCTGCTTGTTTTCGACGAAGTGCTGACCGGCTTCGGGCGCACCGGCAAGCTTTTCGCTCTCGAACATTTCGGCGTCGTGCCAGACATCATCGTGATGGCGAAAGCGCTCGGCGGCGGGATGCCGCTCGGCGCGTTCTGCGGCAGCGACGATCTGATCGGCACATTGTCGCACGATCCACCGCTCGGACACCTCACGACTTTCGGCGGCCATCCACTGTCGTGCGCCGCCGCGCTCGCCTCGCTCGAAGTGATCGTGGCGGACGACCTGAGCGCGCGCGCCGCCATGATCGGCGCGGATCTCGCTCGGCGCTTGCGCGAAATCAACGCGCCCGAGATGACGGCGATTCGCGCAATCGGATTGCTCATCGGGATCGAATTTGCCGAGGCGCAATTCGCGCATCGTTTCGTCGCGGAGACAATCTCGCGCGGCGTGATCGTCAACTGGACGCTGAATGCCGACAAGGTGGTCCGACTCGCACCGCCGCTCACGATCGAAGCCGCGGAAATCGATTTCGCAGTTGCGAGGATGATCGAAGCCCTTGATGCGACGCGGCAGGAACGTCAAGTTGTCCGGTAGTAGTTTGCGGTCCTCCGAGGCGGGGAATTCCAATGGCGGAAGGGCAGCGATGAACGTCAGGGAAGTTGAAGCGCGGTCGGCGCCGAGGTTCCCGGACGTCTTGCGCACCACTTCAGAGCTGGAGTGGACCAAAGACGACGAGGAATCCCTCCGCACGATCAAGCTCGGCACCGCGCTCGGCGTGCTGATGCTGGTCGCGTATCTCGAGTACGATCTGCGCATCCGCGGACACGGGGGCATCGGCGCGACCTTTCACTGGATCATCCTCGGCGGCACCGCGGTGTTTTTCGGCACCCTTTGGACGCGCGCATTCCGGCGCCAGTGGAAGCTGTGGACGTTTTCGATCTCCTTATTCCTGATGTGGATGTTCACGATCATCAGCGCCTCGACGCGCGATCCCGAGTCGCGCTTCATCACGATGGCGCTCTGCCCGATGGCGACCGCGTCATTCGTAAACTGGGGACCACGCTGGCAGTTTTCGATGGCGGCGATTTCGCTCGCGACCTTCAGCGCCGCGCAATATTTCGTGCCGATCGAGAACCCGTTCATCATGTACCAGTGGCTGGGATTGGTGGCCGCGCTCGGAATCGCGCAGTTCACCGCGATCTACATCGATCGCTATCGCCGCCGGCTGAGCCGGCAAGTCGAGGATCTCGAGGAGGCGGCGCGCTTTCGCCAGAACCAAATCGCCACCATGGCGCATGACATACGGAGCCCGGTCGCCGCGCTCAGCGGCTACGTCAATCTGCTGGAAGAGGATCACGCTGATGCAAAGGAGCGCGCCGACGTCCTCGGGCGAATCGGCTCGACCGCGTGGTACATGGACCTGCTCGTCAGCAACGTGCTGGATTTGTACCAGGTGCAGGAACGCAACATCGTGGCGTCTCCGATCGATCTGGATCCGAATCTTCTGCTCGCCGAGATAACCGCGGATTGCGCGGTGCAGGCGCGCCGCCGTCATCTCTCGCTCCGCACCGAATTTTCGAGCCTCCCGCCGTGCCGGCTCGATCCGCGCCATTTCGAGCGCATCGTGAGAAATCTGATCGCGTTTGCGATCGTTCGTTCCGTCACCGACGAAGTGGTCCTGCGAACCGCGCTGCGCGGCCGCTGGATCGTCGTCGAGGTCACTGACGACGGCCCCTCGCCGACTCCGGACGAGCTTGCCACGCTGTTCGATGCGCCCAGCAGCGACGGCCGGAGAGGCCGTGCGCGAGGTCTGGGATTGTACATCGCGCGGGCGATGGCGCGAGCGGCGGGCGGACGCATCGAGGCGCGCTACGCCGGCGCGCGCGGGATCACACTGACCGCCGAGTTGCCGATCGAAGCGGCGCCGCGCCAACGTCAACTGGATTAAAGCATCGCGCTTGCCCCATGATCCACAATGGTCTAGCGTCAACGCGGGACCGGACGAGCAAACATTCTCACGAACTTCGTTAACTACTCCCGGCCGCCCGCGCGATTGGCGTCACGCTCTCACAAACAACTCGGCGAATTCGAACTGATCTCGCGTTTGTGCGCCGGTATTCGCCTCGGCCGCAGAACCATTCTCGGCCCCGGCGACGATTGCGCGATCATTTCCGCTTCGCGGCGGAATTTGCTTCTCACCGTGGATTCGATGGTCGAGGGCGTTCATTTCGACTTGCGCTGGGGACGACCTGCGCTGCTCGGCGCGCGTTCGCTCGCGGTGAATCTCAGCGACATCGCCGCGATGGGCGGAAGTCCAACCGCGTGCGTCGTCAATCTCGCGGTTCGCGACGGCGTCGGCCAAAGGACTCTCGACCGCATCTACGCGGGACTCAGAAATTCGGCGCATGAAGCAGGCGTCGATATCGTCGGCGGCAACATCACGCGCGCGAGCGATTTGTCGATCACGATCGCGCTGCTCGGCGAAGTCACGGGCGGCGCCGCGATGCGGCGCGATAGCGCGCGGCCTGGCGACGAAATTTTTGTCACCGGCGCCTTGGGCGACGCCGCGCTCGGATGGCGCTTGCTATCCGGAGAGCTCACGGCCCGCGGGGTTGCGCGTTCCTATCTGGTGGATAGATTTTTCCGGCCGCCCAATCGCCTTCGCGCCGGACAGCGCCTTGCCGCGATCGATCCCACACCTTCGGCGATTGATATAAGCGACGGACTTCTGCAGGACCTCGGCCACATCCTCGAACGCAGCCGCGTCGGCGCGGAGATCGATGCGTCGAGCATTCCGCTCTCTCCCGCCTATCGCGCCGTGATGGGCGACGATATTTCTTACGCATTCAGCGGCGGCGAAGATTATGAGCTGCTCTTTTGTTTGCGGCCGGGCTATCGGGAATCGGAACTGACGCGCCGCTTGCGGGCGCCAGTTCGGCGCATCGGGCGCATCACGCGACAAAAGCGGCTCGAAGTGATTGGTTCGCTTCAACCGGATCTTTCAAAGCACGGCGCCGGATGGGATCAGTTACGGTCTTCGCCGCTCAAACGATTAGACTAGTGACTGAATTGCCATGATGATCCTGCTACTGCCAGTCGCGGTCATGATTCTGATTCTGCTAAGCGGTTTGCTGGCGGCGTCCGAAACTGCGATCTTTTCGCTCACCCGCCTCGAACACACGCGCGAGCAACTCGGCACTTCGGTGCAGAATGCGATCGAACGATTGATGCGCCAGCCGCTTGAATCGCTGGTGGTCGTGATCGGATTGAATGAGGCGTGCAACATTTTTGCCGAATGCCTCGCCACGATTTTTCTGCTTGCCTGGCTCGGCGACAGGCTCGGTCCCTACGTCGCCGCGCCCACGATGTTCCTGATTGTCTTGCTGTTCTGCGATATCACGCCCAAGACTTTCGCGCTCGGATTTCCGGGAGTGATCGCGTGGCTCACGGCCCGTCCATTGGCGGTGCTGGTCAATTTGGTTCAGCCCGTCGCGCGCCTCTTCGCGCCGGTCGAGGCAGCGCCGAAGCCGGAACCGGTTTCGGAGGCGGAGTTCAAGGCGTTGCTGAGGCTCGGCGAGGATCAGGGCCAGGTTCAGCCGGAGGAGCGCGCGCTGATTCATCGGATTTTCGATTTCGGGGCGCGCCGCGCGTCCGAGGTGATGACGCCGCGCGACCGGATTTTCACGATCGATATCGAAACGCCAGCGGCGCAACTGGTTTCTGAAATCGCCCACGAGAGTTTCTCGCGCGTGCCGGTCTATCGCAGCAGTCCGGACAACATCATTGGCATCCTGCACGCCAAGGATCTGGTGGCGCGGCGTCTCGAAGCCGCTCCGCCGCGGATCGAGCGCCTGGTGCGTCCCGCGTATTTCATTCCGCCCGGCAAGGCGCTCGCCGATTTGTTCGACGAGATGCGCCGCGGGCATTTTCAGATTGCGCTGGTGGTCAACGAGTACGGACGCCTGTTCGGCCTGGTGACGCTCGAAGATCTGCTCGAGGAATTGTTCGGCGAGATTCGCGACGAGTTCGATCTCGAAATTCCGGACCTGACCCGGATCACCGATCGCGAATGGACCGTGTCGGGCGCGATTTCGCTCGGCAAACTCGCCGACGCGGTCGCGCCGGCGCGAATTATCGACGTTTACGGCGGCGGCAAAACCTTGAGCAGCCTGATCCTGCGGCGCCTCGGCCGCGTGCCGCGCGCCGGCGAGAAACTCAAGCTCGGCGAATTCAACGTGACGGTCGAGCGCGTGCGCGGCGCCGCCGTCGAGCTCGCGAGGCTCCAGCAATGACCGGGATTGTGCTGATACTCGCGCTGCTCGTGTGCCTCCTGGTGCAGGCATTTTTCGCGGCGTCTGAAATTGCGCTGGTCTCCGCCGACGACTTCAAGTTGCGCGCCGAAAGCGAGACCGGCGACCAGCGATCGACCGTGCTCGGCACTATGCTCATAAATCGCGATCGGCTGCTGGCCTTGACCCTGTCCGGCACCAATCTCGCCACCGTCGTCTCGGCGGTGCTGCTGACCAACTACCTGCATCGCCTCGGCCCCCATCTCGATTACCTCGCGCCCTTTATTCTGACGCCGCTGGTGCTGCTGCTTGGCGAGTCGATTCCAAAATTGCTCGCGCTCAGAAATCCTCATCGCTTCGCGCGACTCGCCGCGCGCCCGCTGCGATTTCTCTCGACTCTGCTGGCGCCGTTCCTGATCGCCGCGACGTTGATGAGCCGGATGCTGCGGCGTCTCGCCGGAGTGCCGCGCGATACCGAAAGCGTATTCTTCAGCCGCGACGATCTTGCGCGATTGATGCGCCGCCGCCACTCCGATTCCCACGCGCCCTCGCACGACGCCATCCTGCCCGCCGAGCAGCAGATGATCAGCCGGCTGTTCCGCTTTTCGCGCGCCGACGCGCGCAAGGCGATGGTGCCGTTGGTGCGCGTGGACGCGGTGCCGGAGGAAACCACGCTCGCGTCCGCGATTGAAACCGTGCGCCGCGAGGGCTTCAGCCGCATTCCTGTCTTTCGCCACCGCATCACGGATATCGTCGGCGTCATTCACGTCTTTGATTTGTTGCAGGCGCCAGATTTGACCCGCCCGGTCAGCGACGTGATGCGCCCGGTCAGTTATTTCCCCGAGTCGATGCCGCTCGATGAAGCGTTGGTGGCGATGCAGCGCACCGGGGAAAATCTCGCCGTAATCGTCGATGAGTACGGCGGTTCCGCCGGCATCCTCACGCTGGAAGATCTGCTCGAGGAAATCGTCGGCGAGATCGAGGACGAGCACGATCTCGGCGAGGAGCTCGCCAAGGTGGTGAACGCGCGCGTCATCTCGGTGATGGGCCGGGCGCCGATCGCCGAACTCAACGATCACTTCGGCCTCAAACTGCCGGAAGCGGACGAGTATGCTACCATCGGCGGACTGGTGGTGGAGCAGCTCGGCCATATTCCCAAGCCTGGTGAAAAATTGAGTATCGGCGATCTGATCATTACCGTCACGCGCAGTGACGCTCGCGCCGTTCGCGAATTGATGGTCACGCTGACCAATCCACTGCGCGCCGAACTCATGAAGCGACGATGACCGAGAAGCGGATTCGCGAAATTCTCGACGGCGTGGCGGCGGGCCAACTCTCGGCCAGCGCGGCCCTCAAAAATCTGCGCGATTTGCCGTTCCAGGATCTCGGATTCGCCAAGCTCGATCGCCATCGCAGCCTCAGGCGCGGCGTGCCCGAAGCGGTTTACGGCGAAGGCAAAACCGCCGGGCAGTTGGCGATCATCGGCCAACGCCTGGCCGATTCCGGCAACAACCTGATCATCACGCGGCTCTCCGCCGACAAGGCGAGCGCGATCAAGCGCAAGCTGCGCGGCCTCGAGTATCACGCCGGCGCGCGCGTTGGCGCGCTGATCAAGGATCGCGTCGAGCCGTCGGGACATGGCGCGATCATGGTCGTCAGCGCCGGCACCTCCGATCTGCCGGTCGCCGAGGAAGCGGCGCTGTGCGCGGAACTGTTCGGCAATCGCGTCGAGCGTGTGTACGACGTCGGCGTCGCCGGCCTGCATCGGCTGACGCATCACCTCGACCTGATTCGCGCGGCGAGCGTGCTGATCGTCGTCGCCGGGATGGAAGGCGCGCTGCCGTCGGTAGTCGCGGGATTGATCGATAAGCCGGTGATCGCGGTGCCGACCAGCGTCGGCTATGGCGCGTCGTTCGGCGGAATCGCGGCGCTGCTCGGGATGCTAAATTCGTGCGCCAGCGGCGTCACGGTGGTGAATATCGACAATGGCTTCGGCGCGGCGCTGGCCGCGACCCTGATGAACCGCGTGGGAATTGCGCGCGATCTGCTCTGATGCCGAAGCGGACCTCACTCACCAGCGGCCGCGCGCGGCGCGCGATGAAGATGGGCGAACTCGCCTCGCAAGTGGGCTCCAGCTACTTGTGGAATCAATTGCGGCGGCCTTTTC
The nucleotide sequence above comes from Candidatus Binatus sp.. Encoded proteins:
- a CDS encoding hemolysin family protein — encoded protein: MTGIVLILALLVCLLVQAFFAASEIALVSADDFKLRAESETGDQRSTVLGTMLINRDRLLALTLSGTNLATVVSAVLLTNYLHRLGPHLDYLAPFILTPLVLLLGESIPKLLALRNPHRFARLAARPLRFLSTLLAPFLIAATLMSRMLRRLAGVPRDTESVFFSRDDLARLMRRRHSDSHAPSHDAILPAEQQMISRLFRFSRADARKAMVPLVRVDAVPEETTLASAIETVRREGFSRIPVFRHRITDIVGVIHVFDLLQAPDLTRPVSDVMRPVSYFPESMPLDEALVAMQRTGENLAVIVDEYGGSAGILTLEDLLEEIVGEIEDEHDLGEELAKVVNARVISVMGRAPIAELNDHFGLKLPEADEYATIGGLVVEQLGHIPKPGEKLSIGDLIITVTRSDARAVRELMVTLTNPLRAELMKRR
- a CDS encoding aspartate aminotransferase family protein produces the protein MTELHELFLKRLAQTSDAPIALEISRAEGCWLVAADGRRYLDLIAGIGVSALGHGHPNVIAAIEAQARRHLHVMVYGEYVIEAQVQLARRLTELLPTKLERVYFTNSGAEAIEGTLKVARKATGREAFAAFDGAYHGDTMGALALAGNPAFRAPFGNLPGPVRHLPFGDSAALDQIDSTIAAVVIEPVQAEGGVRIPAASFMRSLRDRCDQVGALLVFDEVLTGFGRTGKLFALEHFGVVPDIIVMAKALGGGMPLGAFCGSDDLIGTLSHDPPLGHLTTFGGHPLSCAAALASLEVIVADDLSARAAMIGADLARRLREINAPEMTAIRAIGLLIGIEFAEAQFAHRFVAETISRGVIVNWTLNADKVVRLAPPLTIEAAEIDFAVARMIEALDATRQERQVVR
- the thiL gene encoding thiamine-phosphate kinase, which translates into the protein MASRSHKQLGEFELISRLCAGIRLGRRTILGPGDDCAIISASRRNLLLTVDSMVEGVHFDLRWGRPALLGARSLAVNLSDIAAMGGSPTACVVNLAVRDGVGQRTLDRIYAGLRNSAHEAGVDIVGGNITRASDLSITIALLGEVTGGAAMRRDSARPGDEIFVTGALGDAALGWRLLSGELTARGVARSYLVDRFFRPPNRLRAGQRLAAIDPTPSAIDISDGLLQDLGHILERSRVGAEIDASSIPLSPAYRAVMGDDISYAFSGGEDYELLFCLRPGYRESELTRRLRAPVRRIGRITRQKRLEVIGSLQPDLSKHGAGWDQLRSSPLKRLD
- a CDS encoding HAMP domain-containing sensor histidine kinase, giving the protein MNVREVEARSAPRFPDVLRTTSELEWTKDDEESLRTIKLGTALGVLMLVAYLEYDLRIRGHGGIGATFHWIILGGTAVFFGTLWTRAFRRQWKLWTFSISLFLMWMFTIISASTRDPESRFITMALCPMATASFVNWGPRWQFSMAAISLATFSAAQYFVPIENPFIMYQWLGLVAALGIAQFTAIYIDRYRRRLSRQVEDLEEAARFRQNQIATMAHDIRSPVAALSGYVNLLEEDHADAKERADVLGRIGSTAWYMDLLVSNVLDLYQVQERNIVASPIDLDPNLLLAEITADCAVQARRRHLSLRTEFSSLPPCRLDPRHFERIVRNLIAFAIVRSVTDEVVLRTALRGRWIVVEVTDDGPSPTPDELATLFDAPSSDGRRGRARGLGLYIARAMARAAGGRIEARYAGARGITLTAELPIEAAPRQRQLD
- a CDS encoding hemolysin family protein encodes the protein MMILLLPVAVMILILLSGLLAASETAIFSLTRLEHTREQLGTSVQNAIERLMRQPLESLVVVIGLNEACNIFAECLATIFLLAWLGDRLGPYVAAPTMFLIVLLFCDITPKTFALGFPGVIAWLTARPLAVLVNLVQPVARLFAPVEAAPKPEPVSEAEFKALLRLGEDQGQVQPEERALIHRIFDFGARRASEVMTPRDRIFTIDIETPAAQLVSEIAHESFSRVPVYRSSPDNIIGILHAKDLVARRLEAAPPRIERLVRPAYFIPPGKALADLFDEMRRGHFQIALVVNEYGRLFGLVTLEDLLEELFGEIRDEFDLEIPDLTRITDREWTVSGAISLGKLADAVAPARIIDVYGGGKTLSSLILRRLGRVPRAGEKLKLGEFNVTVERVRGAAVELARLQQ
- a CDS encoding acyl-CoA reductase — encoded protein: MTKSALETEANRIGEPIEMVAPLSSAPSLADIDATRVALRDASRKPIAPSRIADAIARAISLWRDRQHPRRVDAVARITRNAGFSLPLMNDSIDALLRPFTREALATLAERVTRRGARKQAELLGFIMAGNVAGAGLHEVAIALVAGATLLVKTASNEPIFFAEFVRTLADIDPEVASRIAVFSWPRDRIDLTAAHVANCDLIVAYGDDATIASIAARNLIGFGSRVSGAVVAGSAAISSQIDTMTDLLARDVAYFEQLGCLSPHHIFVVTPRPEIASKFANEMSVAFERLSKSMPPAKIPLIDAAKILSVRENARWRRISGDTIQLMEGPQLGWTAIFDPDAAFSVSPGFRTVVISAVRDWQDLRFRLLPAKGLIEAFGFSGNQSELADFRALAGELGISYVAQVGEMQSPPLDWPHGGGAFLDAMIGVR
- the larB gene encoding nickel pincer cofactor biosynthesis protein LarB encodes the protein MTEKRIREILDGVAAGQLSASAALKNLRDLPFQDLGFAKLDRHRSLRRGVPEAVYGEGKTAGQLAIIGQRLADSGNNLIITRLSADKASAIKRKLRGLEYHAGARVGALIKDRVEPSGHGAIMVVSAGTSDLPVAEEAALCAELFGNRVERVYDVGVAGLHRLTHHLDLIRAASVLIVVAGMEGALPSVVAGLIDKPVIAVPTSVGYGASFGGIAALLGMLNSCASGVTVVNIDNGFGAALAATLMNRVGIARDLL